A region from the Streptosporangium sp. NBC_01756 genome encodes:
- a CDS encoding GNAT family N-acetyltransferase, protein MTVIEWAEPEDAGEILTVQRAAYVTEAQLYGDPFIPPLVESVGQVRKAVETATVLVAREGGRIVGAVRGQMSATTCLVGRLVVAPDAQGRGVGGTLLTALHDEVAAASAFDLSTGHLSEGNLRLYRRHGYRETRRERMSDHLTLIHMRRDLQP, encoded by the coding sequence GTGACCGTGATCGAATGGGCGGAGCCCGAGGACGCCGGCGAGATCCTGACCGTGCAGCGGGCCGCGTACGTCACCGAGGCCCAGCTTTACGGCGATCCGTTCATCCCGCCCCTGGTGGAGTCCGTCGGGCAGGTCCGCAAGGCCGTCGAGACCGCGACGGTGCTCGTCGCCCGTGAAGGCGGGCGGATCGTCGGCGCGGTCCGCGGCCAGATGTCCGCCACGACCTGCCTGGTCGGCCGTCTGGTGGTGGCGCCGGACGCGCAGGGCCGGGGAGTGGGCGGCACCCTGCTGACGGCCCTGCACGACGAGGTGGCCGCCGCTTCGGCGTTCGACCTGTCCACCGGACACCTGTCCGAGGGCAACCTGCGGCTCTACCGCCGCCACGGTTACCGCGAGACGCGCCGGGAGCGGATGAGCGACCACCTGACCCTGATCCACATGCGCCGCGACCTCCAGCCATGA
- the coaE gene encoding dephospho-CoA kinase: protein MLKVGLTGGIGSGKSEVSRRLAARGAVVIDADKIAREVVEPGTAGLAHVVGVFGDEVLREDGSLNREKLGSIVFADSEKLAALNAIVHPLVGERVAELQHQADDDAIVVYDVPLLAENGLAPMYDVVVVVDAADAVRITRLVELRGMSEQDARARIAAQATREDRLKVADLVVPNEGALEELEVRADEVWAELSARNG from the coding sequence ATGTTGAAAGTGGGTCTCACCGGCGGGATCGGGTCGGGAAAGAGCGAGGTGTCACGGCGGCTGGCGGCCAGAGGGGCCGTGGTCATCGACGCCGACAAGATCGCCCGTGAGGTGGTCGAGCCCGGAACCGCCGGGCTGGCGCACGTCGTCGGAGTCTTCGGGGACGAGGTGCTGCGCGAGGACGGGTCGCTCAACCGGGAGAAGCTCGGCTCGATCGTCTTCGCCGACTCCGAGAAGCTGGCCGCGCTCAACGCCATCGTGCATCCGCTGGTCGGGGAGCGGGTCGCCGAGCTGCAGCACCAGGCGGACGACGACGCGATCGTGGTCTACGACGTGCCACTGCTGGCGGAGAACGGCCTCGCCCCGATGTACGACGTGGTCGTCGTCGTCGACGCCGCCGACGCCGTCCGGATCACCCGGCTGGTCGAACTGCGCGGCATGAGCGAGCAGGACGCCCGGGCCCGCATCGCGGCCCAGGCGACCCGCGAGGACCGGCTGAAGGTCGCCGACCTCGTGGTGCCGAACGAAGGGGCGCTGGAGGAGCTGGAGGTCAGGGCGGACGAGGTCTGGGCCGAGCTGTCGGCCCGCAACGGCTGA
- a CDS encoding TIR domain-containing protein, translated as MVRDDRPVDIFVSYSPADERWASWIAWELEAAGYRTMIQAWDFVPGTQFIEFMDRGVSEAALVVAVLSRNYLRSRWGRMEWQAALRADPENPSNKLVTVRLEDCPLEGLLSTITWVDLVGVADPDQARALLLNRIGQALAGRAKPLDRPSFPNGPATIPGEILPAPVRHRPARARRTPVAPPAYPAGPSAHTPRESITLLHVAGPRFGRGLAAEDEPLTAEELQPRIWADMTRLRDAGVPRPDLLVVTGDLTESGSRREFGEAATFLTGLRVLLGLEPQRLIVVPGPRDVTKAASRAYFSNCEADDVHPQPPYWPKWRHFTGLFEELYLGLDGPEFDSAQPWTLFAVPDLKVVVAGLNSTMAMSHREEDRYGYLGEAQAAWFAERLRPFEEAGWLRVGAVAHPPSPAHLRDAATLDHLLARRLNLLLHGAGEGGPDDLLCLPAPAPGRHRLVELTSDGLRRWDRDRDDPAPAPAPAEKLARRWTATGLTFSSGDVAPAALPPQDRPAAAEPERAAGPTALLLDRIAEVCEARHERVKIRKVPGDVPQLLVTYPEDGFVRQLRIGAHAGELSLPDVEAFAGQVHASGLEHGAELVYQGPPPARALREEMTRRGLRLRSFTEFQGLLDLTGYVADQTARLRADRRYPKELYVPQRFRELDRPGLGVREGLTDELIRLLATDHGRFLLVLGDFGHGKTFALRELARRIPVELPHLVPILIELRALDKAHSLDGLVAAHLANHGEDVIDLKAFHYLLRQGRIVLLFDGFDELVTRVTYDRAADHLDTLLQAAEDRAKIVVASRTQHFASSTQVLTKLGEKVGVLPQRRLLSVEDFTRPQIHSYLVNRYDGDEGAAGNRFSLMSEIEDLLGLAANPRMLSFIADLDDRRLATVAKARHTLSAALLYEEILGSWLAFEERRVRDVPGSPAGLRAGELWQAVTTLALRLWESGEAYLRPAELAEVAGTLTGLADGQLSGEQTAHAVGAGSLMVRTEEGLFGFIHSSVMEWLVARYIAATFADPVILARRPLTQLTVEFLCDLADVRACQSWAAGILADPTAPDASRTNAIKITTRLRTPSMTDLRGADLRGEDLSARDLREVDLTGANLTDAVLVGTDLSRAVLRDARLVGARLDDARLTGADLRGADLTRARLARADLRDVSLAGSRWQRAALIDVTGTVAGVPELRGAAIAPGHPVETQLAPATLGVPYGHHFQTSRLPEPIAYSPDGETVVIGSDDGGVLLCESGTGLPIRNLPGHRGRVYAVTFSRSGDLLATGASDGTVRLWDPVTASASHVLTGHRDGVWPVVFGPTGRLIAAGGADGAVRIWDTATGLPYREFPGHLAPIYTAAFDAGGDTLVTGDASGTVRMWDVRTGELIRALTGQHGSVYRIAYDPGGTLLAAGDREGVVRIWDPRDGRVLHELTGHTGSVYALAFAPSGRLLATGDTDGAIRLWDPVSGASRGVRAGHRAAVYQVGFSPDGSVLASSDAGGAVHLRGVDVDGERVELTGHRGTVWPFVFRPDGGQLATSSNDGTVRLWDPVKGRCQRVLRGHGRKITSVRFSGDGRMLATSGNDGVVRIWEPRTGRRLREFTGQADRLISAAFSPAGPMLAAASNDGGVHFWNAATGDYERELDVETDHVWAEAFSPGGEHIATANDDDNVCVWYRSTGRQVTKLSGHHGRVRSIAFNPDGRHLATGCDDRLVRIWNIETGECVAVLEGHTDRVYSVAFSPDGARLASASNDGDARVWDLRPGPRWQARLAHAITRHSGRLWTVAFSPDGSLLATGGDDLTVRLWDAETGRHLHALTGHTRRIWSVAFAPAGDLLASAGDDGVVVLWDLRPGAAPTQRATLLGLPEGWAAIAPDGRYKLSGEVAGQFWYVIGTRRFEPGELDTYLSAIRRIALDAEF; from the coding sequence ATGGTACGGGACGACAGACCGGTCGACATCTTCGTCAGTTACTCCCCCGCCGACGAACGCTGGGCCTCGTGGATCGCGTGGGAGCTGGAGGCCGCCGGATACCGGACCATGATCCAGGCCTGGGACTTCGTGCCGGGAACCCAGTTCATCGAGTTCATGGACCGGGGTGTCAGCGAGGCCGCGCTGGTGGTGGCGGTGCTGTCGCGCAACTACCTCAGATCCCGCTGGGGGCGGATGGAGTGGCAGGCCGCGCTCCGCGCCGACCCGGAGAACCCCTCCAACAAGCTGGTCACGGTCCGGCTGGAGGACTGCCCGCTGGAGGGGTTGCTGTCCACGATCACCTGGGTGGACCTGGTCGGGGTGGCCGACCCCGACCAGGCGCGGGCCCTGCTGCTGAACCGGATCGGCCAGGCACTGGCGGGCCGGGCCAAACCGCTGGACCGGCCGTCGTTCCCCAACGGCCCCGCGACCATCCCTGGCGAGATACTGCCCGCACCGGTCCGGCACCGGCCTGCCCGCGCCCGCCGTACCCCGGTGGCGCCGCCCGCGTATCCCGCCGGGCCGTCGGCGCACACCCCACGCGAGTCGATCACGCTGCTGCACGTGGCGGGCCCCCGGTTCGGCCGGGGACTGGCCGCCGAGGACGAGCCGCTGACGGCCGAGGAGCTGCAGCCGAGGATCTGGGCCGACATGACCCGGCTGCGGGACGCCGGGGTGCCGCGGCCGGATCTGCTGGTCGTGACCGGGGACCTGACCGAGTCGGGCAGCCGCCGGGAGTTCGGCGAGGCCGCGACGTTCCTGACCGGACTGCGGGTGCTGCTCGGGCTGGAGCCGCAGCGGCTGATCGTCGTCCCGGGGCCCCGGGACGTGACGAAGGCCGCGTCGCGGGCGTACTTCAGCAACTGCGAGGCCGACGACGTGCACCCGCAGCCGCCGTACTGGCCCAAGTGGCGGCACTTCACCGGCCTGTTCGAGGAGCTCTACCTCGGACTCGACGGTCCGGAGTTCGACAGCGCCCAGCCGTGGACGCTCTTCGCCGTCCCCGACCTGAAGGTCGTGGTGGCCGGGCTGAACTCCACCATGGCCATGAGCCACCGCGAGGAGGACCGGTACGGCTACCTGGGCGAGGCACAGGCCGCGTGGTTCGCCGAACGGCTGCGGCCGTTCGAGGAGGCGGGCTGGCTGCGGGTCGGCGCCGTCGCCCATCCGCCCTCGCCGGCCCACCTACGGGACGCGGCGACCCTTGACCACCTGCTGGCCAGGAGGCTGAACCTGCTGTTGCACGGAGCCGGCGAGGGCGGCCCGGACGACCTGCTCTGCCTGCCCGCCCCCGCCCCCGGCCGCCACCGGCTCGTCGAGCTGACGTCCGACGGCCTGCGCCGCTGGGACCGCGACCGCGACGACCCCGCTCCCGCTCCCGCTCCCGCTGAGAAACTGGCACGCCGCTGGACCGCCACGGGGCTGACGTTCTCCTCCGGAGACGTCGCACCGGCCGCACTGCCGCCGCAGGACCGGCCCGCGGCGGCCGAGCCCGAGCGGGCGGCAGGCCCGACCGCACTGCTGCTGGACCGGATCGCGGAGGTCTGCGAGGCCCGGCACGAGCGCGTCAAGATCAGAAAAGTGCCGGGCGACGTCCCGCAACTCCTGGTCACCTATCCCGAGGACGGCTTCGTCCGGCAGCTGCGGATAGGCGCGCACGCCGGGGAGCTGAGCCTTCCGGACGTGGAGGCCTTCGCCGGGCAGGTGCACGCCTCCGGGCTGGAGCACGGCGCCGAGCTGGTCTACCAGGGGCCGCCGCCCGCGCGGGCACTGCGCGAGGAGATGACCCGGCGAGGGCTGCGGCTGCGCAGCTTCACCGAGTTCCAGGGACTGCTCGACCTGACCGGATACGTGGCCGACCAGACGGCGCGGCTGCGCGCCGACCGGCGCTACCCGAAGGAGCTGTACGTGCCGCAGCGCTTCCGGGAGCTGGACCGTCCGGGCCTGGGCGTCCGGGAGGGGCTCACCGACGAGCTGATCCGGCTGCTGGCCACCGACCACGGCCGGTTCCTGCTGGTGCTGGGTGACTTCGGGCACGGCAAGACCTTCGCCCTGCGGGAGCTGGCCAGGCGGATCCCGGTGGAGCTGCCCCATCTGGTGCCGATCCTGATCGAGCTCCGCGCGCTGGACAAGGCGCACTCGTTGGACGGGCTGGTCGCCGCGCACCTGGCCAACCACGGCGAGGACGTCATCGACCTGAAGGCCTTCCACTACCTGCTCCGCCAGGGCCGCATCGTGCTGCTGTTCGACGGGTTCGACGAACTGGTGACCCGGGTGACCTACGACCGGGCCGCCGACCACCTGGACACGCTGCTCCAGGCCGCCGAGGACAGAGCGAAGATCGTCGTGGCCAGCCGTACCCAGCACTTCGCGTCCAGCACCCAGGTGCTCACCAAGCTCGGCGAAAAGGTGGGGGTCCTCCCGCAACGGCGGCTGCTCAGCGTGGAGGACTTCACCCGCCCGCAGATCCACTCCTATCTCGTCAACCGCTACGACGGCGACGAGGGCGCGGCCGGGAACCGGTTCTCGCTGATGAGCGAGATCGAGGACCTGCTCGGTCTGGCGGCCAACCCGCGCATGCTCAGTTTCATCGCCGACCTCGACGACCGGCGGCTGGCCACCGTCGCCAAGGCCCGGCACACCCTCAGCGCGGCACTGCTGTACGAGGAGATCCTCGGCTCCTGGCTCGCCTTCGAGGAGCGCAGGGTGCGGGACGTGCCGGGCTCGCCCGCCGGGCTGCGGGCCGGGGAGCTGTGGCAGGCGGTGACCACGCTGGCGCTGCGGCTGTGGGAGAGCGGGGAGGCCTACCTGCGGCCCGCGGAGCTCGCCGAGGTCGCCGGGACGCTGACCGGCCTGGCGGACGGACAGCTGTCGGGCGAGCAGACCGCGCACGCGGTGGGGGCCGGCAGCCTGATGGTCCGCACCGAGGAGGGCCTGTTCGGGTTCATCCACTCGTCGGTCATGGAGTGGCTGGTCGCCCGGTACATCGCCGCCACCTTCGCCGACCCGGTGATACTCGCGCGCAGGCCGCTGACGCAGCTCACCGTGGAGTTCCTGTGCGACCTGGCCGACGTGCGCGCCTGCCAGTCCTGGGCCGCCGGTATCCTCGCCGACCCCACCGCGCCCGACGCCTCCCGGACCAACGCCATCAAGATCACCACACGGCTGCGCACCCCGTCCATGACCGATCTGCGCGGCGCCGACCTGCGCGGCGAGGACCTGTCGGCACGCGACCTGCGTGAGGTGGACCTCACCGGCGCGAACCTGACCGACGCCGTCCTGGTCGGGACCGACCTGTCGCGCGCCGTGCTCCGCGACGCGCGGCTGGTCGGGGCCCGGCTGGACGACGCCCGGCTCACCGGAGCCGACCTGCGCGGCGCCGATCTCACCCGGGCCCGGCTGGCCAGGGCGGATCTGCGGGACGTGTCACTGGCGGGCAGCCGCTGGCAACGGGCCGCGCTGATCGACGTCACCGGCACGGTGGCCGGCGTCCCCGAGCTGCGCGGCGCCGCGATCGCGCCGGGTCATCCGGTGGAGACCCAGCTGGCCCCGGCCACGCTCGGCGTGCCGTACGGCCATCACTTCCAGACCAGCAGGCTGCCCGAGCCCATCGCCTACAGCCCTGACGGGGAGACCGTGGTGATCGGCAGCGACGACGGCGGGGTACTGCTCTGCGAGAGCGGTACGGGCCTGCCGATCAGGAACCTGCCGGGGCATCGGGGCCGGGTCTACGCCGTCACCTTCAGCCGCTCGGGCGACCTGCTCGCCACCGGGGCGAGCGACGGCACGGTCCGGCTCTGGGACCCGGTCACCGCGAGCGCCTCCCACGTGCTCACCGGCCACCGCGACGGGGTGTGGCCGGTGGTGTTCGGTCCCACCGGGCGGTTGATAGCCGCGGGCGGAGCCGACGGCGCCGTGCGGATCTGGGACACCGCCACCGGCCTGCCGTACCGGGAGTTCCCCGGCCACCTGGCGCCGATCTACACGGCGGCGTTCGACGCGGGCGGTGACACGCTCGTCACCGGCGACGCGAGCGGAACGGTCCGGATGTGGGACGTGCGGACCGGTGAACTCATCAGAGCCCTGACCGGGCAGCACGGCTCCGTCTACCGCATCGCCTACGACCCCGGTGGCACGCTGCTGGCCGCGGGCGACCGTGAAGGCGTGGTGCGGATCTGGGATCCCCGGGACGGGCGGGTGCTGCACGAGCTGACCGGGCACACCGGCAGCGTCTACGCGCTGGCCTTCGCCCCCTCCGGCCGGCTGCTGGCGACCGGCGACACCGACGGCGCGATCCGGCTCTGGGATCCGGTGTCGGGCGCCTCACGGGGCGTGCGCGCCGGCCACCGGGCGGCCGTCTACCAGGTCGGGTTCAGCCCGGACGGCTCGGTGCTGGCCAGCTCGGACGCGGGCGGCGCCGTCCACCTGCGGGGCGTCGACGTCGACGGGGAACGGGTGGAGCTGACCGGGCACCGCGGCACCGTCTGGCCGTTCGTGTTCCGGCCCGACGGCGGTCAGCTGGCCACCAGCAGCAACGACGGCACCGTCCGCCTGTGGGATCCGGTCAAAGGGCGATGCCAGCGCGTCCTGCGCGGCCACGGCCGCAAGATCACCTCTGTGCGGTTCAGCGGCGACGGGAGGATGCTGGCGACCAGCGGCAACGACGGGGTCGTACGGATCTGGGAGCCGCGTACCGGCCGCCGCCTGCGGGAGTTCACCGGGCAGGCGGACCGGCTCATCTCCGCCGCCTTCAGCCCGGCCGGGCCCATGCTCGCCGCCGCGAGCAACGACGGCGGCGTGCACTTCTGGAACGCCGCCACCGGCGACTACGAGCGCGAACTGGACGTCGAGACCGACCACGTGTGGGCGGAGGCGTTCAGCCCCGGCGGAGAGCACATCGCCACCGCCAACGACGACGACAACGTCTGCGTCTGGTACCGGTCGACGGGCCGCCAGGTGACCAAGCTCTCCGGGCACCACGGCCGGGTCCGCTCCATCGCCTTCAACCCGGACGGCCGCCACCTGGCCACCGGCTGCGACGACCGGCTGGTGCGGATCTGGAACATCGAGACCGGGGAGTGCGTCGCGGTCCTGGAGGGCCACACCGACCGGGTCTACTCGGTGGCCTTCAGCCCGGACGGGGCACGGCTGGCCAGCGCGAGCAACGACGGCGACGCCCGCGTGTGGGATCTGCGCCCCGGGCCCCGCTGGCAGGCGCGGCTCGCGCACGCCATCACCCGCCACTCGGGGCGGCTGTGGACCGTCGCCTTCAGCCCGGACGGCTCGCTCCTGGCCACCGGCGGCGACGACCTGACCGTGCGGCTCTGGGACGCCGAGACCGGCCGGCACCTGCACGCGCTGACCGGGCACACCCGCCGGATCTGGTCGGTGGCCTTCGCCCCGGCGGGGGACCTGCTGGCCAGCGCGGGAGACGACGGCGTGGTGGTCCTGTGGGACCTCCGCCCCGGTGCGGCCCCCACCCAGCGGGCCACCCTCCTCGGCCTGCCGGAGGGATGGGCCGCGATCGCACCGGACGGCCGTTACAAGCTGTCGGGCGAGGTGGCGGGGCAGTTCTGGTATGTCATCGGGACCCGCAGGTTCGAGCCGGGAGAGCTGGACACCTACCTGTCGGCGATCCGCCGGATCGCCCTGGACGCGGAGTTCTGA
- a CDS encoding SLC13 family permease: MGGVLRRLSVLDWIRIGLLVVGVLSVVTGLLPAEEARGELARIAPILLFLGAVIVLAELVKEAQVFDVIATRLAVVGRGNYAALFLLCTAFASLVTMFLNLDTTAVLLTPVMLALAARAGIAALPLAMTTVWLANTASLLLPVSNLTNLLAMERLGMSTQEFAGRLWLPQLVSVAVTMAFLWTFFWRRGRRGADRYDPPSPVPVADPLLFRTAATVCALFIAAILLGLPIQAAALVSAVLMIAAFAWRDRSKLTFALFPWQLLVFVTGLFLVVPTLSRYGLAGLMGALAGTDGDGDGAYRAAAVGAGLSNLINNLPAYTAVEKVIPVGNQEQLLALLTGTNIGPVITPWASLATLLWFEWCRRRGVRVPLVTFVLAGAGLAVVGVAATVGVLLLTG, encoded by the coding sequence ATGGGCGGTGTGCTGCGGCGACTGAGCGTGCTGGACTGGATCCGGATCGGCCTGCTGGTGGTCGGCGTCCTGTCCGTCGTCACCGGCCTGCTGCCGGCCGAGGAGGCCCGAGGTGAGCTGGCGCGCATCGCGCCCATCCTGCTGTTCCTCGGCGCCGTGATCGTGCTGGCGGAGCTGGTCAAGGAGGCCCAGGTCTTCGATGTGATCGCGACCCGGCTGGCGGTGGTGGGCCGGGGAAACTACGCCGCGCTCTTCCTGCTGTGCACGGCCTTCGCGTCACTGGTCACCATGTTCTTGAACCTGGACACCACGGCGGTGCTGCTGACGCCCGTCATGCTCGCCCTGGCGGCCAGGGCCGGGATCGCCGCGCTTCCGCTGGCCATGACGACCGTCTGGCTGGCCAACACCGCCAGCCTGCTGCTGCCGGTCTCGAACCTGACGAACCTGCTGGCCATGGAGCGGCTCGGCATGTCCACCCAGGAGTTCGCCGGGCGGCTCTGGCTGCCGCAGCTCGTCTCCGTCGCGGTCACCATGGCCTTCCTGTGGACGTTCTTCTGGCGGCGTGGCAGGCGCGGCGCCGACCGTTACGATCCGCCGTCCCCGGTGCCGGTCGCCGACCCGCTGCTGTTCCGGACGGCCGCCACGGTGTGCGCGCTGTTCATCGCCGCGATCCTGTTGGGATTGCCGATCCAGGCGGCCGCCCTGGTCTCGGCGGTGCTGATGATCGCCGCTTTCGCCTGGCGCGACAGGTCCAAACTCACTTTCGCGCTGTTCCCCTGGCAGCTTCTCGTCTTCGTCACCGGCCTGTTCCTGGTGGTGCCCACGCTGAGCCGGTACGGCCTGGCCGGACTGATGGGCGCTCTGGCCGGGACCGACGGCGACGGCGACGGCGCCTACCGGGCGGCGGCCGTGGGAGCGGGGCTGTCCAACCTGATCAACAACCTGCCCGCCTACACCGCGGTGGAGAAGGTCATCCCGGTCGGGAACCAGGAACAGCTGCTGGCCCTGCTCACCGGCACGAACATCGGGCCGGTGATCACCCCATGGGCCTCGCTCGCCACCCTGCTGTGGTTCGAGTGGTGCCGCCGTCGCGGGGTGCGCGTGCCGCTGGTCACCTTCGTGCTGGCCGGGGCGGGGCTG